Proteins encoded together in one Coffea arabica cultivar ET-39 chromosome 2c, Coffea Arabica ET-39 HiFi, whole genome shotgun sequence window:
- the LOC113727403 gene encoding pentatricopeptide repeat-containing protein At1g11290, chloroplastic-like produces MTPHLLASSTTPLSFSLPSFPSQRTHYIPSHVYKHPTAILLELCTSMKELQQFLPLIIKNGLYKEHLFQTKLISLFCKFGSLTDAVKVFELVEDKVDPMYHTMLKGHVHHSSLASALWFYSGMISDGVLPVVYNFSYLLKSCADNFNVKAGKMIHGQLIVNGFSRNVFAMTSVVHMYAKCGVIEDAYKMFERMPERDLVCWNTVMAGYAQNGMLKRGMELFLQMQEVEGHRPDEVTVVSILPACANFGSLKMGMSIHGYVTKSGLESFVNVETALVDMYAKCGQVGTARLVFDRMTYKTVVSWNTMIDGYAQSGNSEEALKLFDGMLDEKLRPSNVTVMAALTACADLGDLHRGQEIHALINQLELGSAVSVINSLISMYCKCKQIDIATELFEKLQGKTIVSWNAIILGYAQNGHVIKALSLFSDMQMQNVKADSFTMVSVITALAELSVLRQAKWIHGLAIRNYSDRNIFVMTALVDMYAKCGAVHTARKLFDMTDDKHVTTWNAMIDGYGTHGFGKEAVELFDEMQKGHTKPNQVTFLSIISACSHSGFIEKGRQYFTIMTEEYGLEPSMDHYGAMVDLLGRAGMLDEAWGFIQSMPVKPEINVYGAMLGACKIHRNVDFGEMAAEKLFELGPDDGGYHVLLANVYATASMWDKVAKVRSLMEKTGIQKTPGCTLVDLKNEVHSFYSGSINHPQSKRIYSYLEKLMDKIKAAGYVPDTNSIHDVEDDVQEQLLNSHSEKLAIAFALLNTSPGTPIHIRKNLRVCGDCHSATKYISLVTKRAIIVRDMRRFHHFKDGTCSCGDYW; encoded by the coding sequence ATGACTCCCCATCTCCTAGCGTCGTCAACCACGCCTTTATCCTTCTCCCTCCCATCTTTTCCCTCACAACGCACGCACTACATTCCCTCTCATGTATACAAACACCCCACTGCAATCCTTCTCGAGCTCTGCACTTCCATGAAAGAGCTCCAACAATTCCTCCCACTGATCATAAAAAACGGCCTCTACAAGGAGCATCTTTTCCAGACTAAGCTCATTAGTTTGTTCTGTAAATTCGGTAGCCTAACCGATGCTGTGAAAGTGTTTGAACTGGTAGAAGATAAAGTTGATCCTATGTATCATACCATGCTTAAAGGGCATGTTCATCATTCGTCCTTGGCTTCGGCTTTGTGGTTTTATAGTGGGATGATAAGTGATGGGGTTTTGCCGGTTGTTTATAATTTTAGTTACTTGCTTAAGTCTTGTGCTGATAATTTTAATGTTAAGGCAGGGAAAATGATTCACGGGCAGCTGATTGTTAATGGGTTTTCGAGAAATGTGTTTGCGATGACGAGTGTTGTTCATATGTATGCGAAATGTGGGGTCATTGAAGATGCTTATAAGATGTTTGAGAGAATGCCTGAAAGGGACTTGGTTTGCTGGAACACTGTTATGGCTGGGTATGCGCAGAATGGGATGTTGAAGAGGGGTATGGAATTATTTTTGCAGATGCAAGAGGTGGAGGGACATAGGCCTGATGAGGTTACTGTTGTCTCTATCCTGCCTGCTTGTGCTAATTTTGGGTCTTTGAAGATGGGGATGTCGATTCATGGGTATGTGACAAAGAGTGGACTTGAGTCGTTTGTGAATGTTGAGACTGCTTTGGTTGATATGTATGCAAAATGTGGCCAAGTAGGGACTGCACGTTTGGTTTTTGATAGGATGACTTACAAGACTGTTGTCTCGTGGAACACAATGATCGATGGATATGCGCAGAGTGGAAACTCTGAAGAGGCCTTGAAACTTTTTGATGGAATGTTGGATGAAAAGTTGAGACCGAGTAATGTTACTGTTATGGCTGCTTTAACTGCATGTGCTGATTTGGGTGACCTTCATCGTGGACAGGAAATTCATGCGTTGATTAACCAACTGGAACTTGGTTCTGCAGTTTCAGTAATtaactctttgatttccatgTACTGCAAATGCAAACAAATTGATATTGCTACTGAATTATTTGAAAAGTTACAAGGAAAAACTATTGTTTCATGGAATGCTATTATTTTAGGTTACGCACAAAATGGGCATGTGATCAAAGCTTTGAGTCTCTTCTCTGACATGCAAATGCAGAATGTAAAAGCTGATTCATTTACAATGGTGAGTGTAATTACTGCTCTTGCTGAGCTATCAGTATTACGCCAAGCAAAGTGGATTCATGGACTTGCTATAAGAAACTATTCAGACAGGAACATTTTTGTTATGACTGCTCTTGTGGACATGTATGCAAAATGTGGAGCTGTTCACACAGCAAGGAAGCTATTTGATATGACGGATGATAAGCATGTAACTACATGGAATGCTATGATAGATGGGTATGGGACCCATGGGTTTGGAAAGGAAGCTGTAGaattgtttgatgaaatgcaaAAAGGACATACAAAACCAAACCAGGTGACATTTTTATCTATTATATCAGCTTGCAGCCACTCAGGCTTTATAGAGAAGGGGCGGCAATATTTTACCATCATGACAGAGGAATATGGCTTAGAGCCCTCCATGGATCATTATGGGGCCATGGTTGACCTGCTTGGTCGAGCTGGGATGCTTGATGAGGCTTGGGGCTTCATTCAAAGCATGCCAGTTAAGCCAGAAATCAATGTCTATGGAGCCATGTTGGGGGCTTGCAAGATTCATAGAAATGTAGATTTCGGTGAGATGGCAGCAGAGAAACTCTTTGAGTTAGGCCCGGATGATGGAGGATACCATGTATTACTGGCTAATGTATATGCTACAGCTTCAATGTGGGACAAAGTGGCCAAGGTGAGAAGTTTGATGGAGAAGACGGGGATTCAGAAAACCCCCGGGTGCACTTTGGTGGATCTGAAGAATGAGGTTCATAGTTTCTACTCTGGGAGCATTAATCATCCACAATCCAAAAGAATCTACTCATACCTTGAAAAATTGATGGATAAGATTAAAGCAGCTGGCTATGTTCCTGATACTAATTCTATTCATGATGTGGAGGATGACGTCCAGGAGCAGTTGCTCAATAGCCACAGTGAGAAGCTTGCTATTGCTTTTGCACTCCTAAATACAAGTCCTGGTACACCAATCCATATCAGAAAGAATCTTCGAGTATGTGGTGACTGTCACAGTGCAACGAAATACATCTCTCTTGTAACCAAAAGGGCAATTATTGTACGTGATATGCGTAGGTTCCACCATTTCAAGGATGGAACCTGTTCTTGTGGTGATTATTGGTGA